A DNA window from Primulina tabacum isolate GXHZ01 chromosome 12, ASM2559414v2, whole genome shotgun sequence contains the following coding sequences:
- the LOC142521329 gene encoding nuclear transport factor 2-like isoform X3, with translation MVTESGLSAQIVASSFVKQYYAVLEICPENVHKFYQESSQLGWAEPDGAVTSVTTLGGIDDKIMSSDYKNWSVDLKHVDSQYSKDGGVVVAVTGVLTGKDITKKNFNQTFFLAKQERGFFVLNDIFRYTDICESITNIVVPHDGKSNQTDEAAPTQNSAQTEFEVENGNVEEKSSPPVLKESVLINISSEASHEDTNSTLAPVSNVKEDSPKISYASILANANHATSPKSFSIPPKADYKTAVSTPKADYKTAVSTPKASSPPGNGSLKVANTTNASYTEGHGIYIGKLPYDITKQAIAEEVKKFGPVRRGLDSIQIRRHEDGFCCGFVEFESADSARLAVEAHHVYFGEKESYILYKKASNQVDNKGKGRSPSRSRTQNNYPRGRDTNRITSNVRFQNGHHSGFEKGLARDAQPSRQVAERW, from the exons ATGGTGACTGAATCAGGACTTTCTGCCCAAATTGTGGCGAGTTCCTTTGTGAAGCAATACTACGCAGTACTCGAAATATGTCCCGAAAATGTCCACAAGTTTTATCAGGAGTCAAGCCAGCTAGGCTGGGCGGAACCTGATGGTGCTGTGACATCAGTGACAACATTGGGC GGAATTGATGACAAGATTATGTCTTCTGATTATAAGAACTGGTCTGTTGATCTCAAACATGTGGACTCCCAATATTCCAAGGACGGAGGAGTCGTGGTAGCCGTAACAGGAGTTTTGACTGGAAAAGATATTACGAAAAAGAATTTTAATCAAACGTTCTTTCTTGCAAAGCAAGAGAGAGGCTTCTTTGTCTTGAATGATATTTTTCGATATACTGACATATGTGAGTCAATAACAAATATTGTTGTCCCTCATGATGGCAAAAGCAATCAAACTGATGAAGCTGCTCCAACTCAGAATTCAG CACAAACTGAATTTGAGGTtgaaaatggaaatgttgagGAAAAATCCAGTCCTCCTGTCTTGAAAGAATCTGTCCTTATAAACATTTCTTCTGAGGCTTCACATGAGGACACGAATTCAACTCTTGCACCTGTGTCTAACGTTAAAGAGGATTCTCCGAAAATTAGCTACGCTTCTATC TTGGCAAATGCTAATCATGCGACTTCCCCAAAATCTTTTAGCATTCCTCCAAAAGCTGACTATAAAACAGCCGTTTCAACTCCAAAAGCTGACTATAAAACTGCAGTTTCAACTCCAAAAGCATCTTCTCCGCCTGGAAATGGATCTTTGAAAGTAGCAAATACTACTAATGCCTCCTATACAGAAG GTCATGGGATATACATAGGAAAATTACCATATGATATCACTAAACAAGCAATTGCAGAAGAAGTTAAAAAGTTTGGACCAGTTAGGAGAGGTTTAGATAGTATCCAGATCAGAAGACATGAG GATGGATTTTGCTGTGGTTTTGTGGAATTTGAGTCAGCAGATTCTGCTCGTCTTGCAGTAGAG GCTCACCATGTTTACTTTGGTGAAAAGGAATCTTATATCTTGTACAAGAAGGCTTCCAATCAAG TTGATAACAAAGGCAAGGGAAGGTCTCCGTCAAGGTCTCGAACTCAAAACAATTATCCTAGGGGAAGGGACACTAACCGAATCACTAGCAATGTGAGGTTTCAGAATGGCCACCATTCCGGTTTCGAGAAGGGCCTAGCGAGGGATGCTCAGCCAAGCAGGCAAGTTGCAGAGCGGTGGTAG
- the LOC142521329 gene encoding nuclear transport factor 2-like isoform X1: MNSKRDPKNLPQKPQGKFEDKREQKDRERRKKKGGRKAESQFLIWTFSKYPVQEVGNPRFFSFYCLCLWNLDAEMVTESGLSAQIVASSFVKQYYAVLEICPENVHKFYQESSQLGWAEPDGAVTSVTTLGGIDDKIMSSDYKNWSVDLKHVDSQYSKDGGVVVAVTGVLTGKDITKKNFNQTFFLAKQERGFFVLNDIFRYTDICESITNIVVPHDGKSNQTDEAAPTQNSAQTEFEVENGNVEEKSSPPVLKESVLINISSEASHEDTNSTLAPVSNVKEDSPKISYASILANANHATSPKSFSIPPKADYKTAVSTPKADYKTAVSTPKASSPPGNGSLKVANTTNASYTEGHGIYIGKLPYDITKQAIAEEVKKFGPVRRGLDSIQIRRHEDGFCCGFVEFESADSARLAVEAHHVYFGEKESYILYKKASNQVDNKGKGRSPSRSRTQNNYPRGRDTNRITSNVRFQNGHHSGFEKGLARDAQPSRQVAERW; encoded by the exons ATGAATTCCAAACGTGATCCTAAAAATTTACCCCAAAAACCACAAGGAAAATTCGAGGACAAAAGGGAGCAAAAAGATAGAGAAAGAAGAAAGAAGAAAGGAGGAAGGAAAGCAGAATCCCAGTTTTTGATTTGGA CGTTTTCGAAGTATCCTGTGCAAGAGGTCGGAAACCCACGTTTTTTCTCTTTTTACTGTCTCTGTCTGTGGAATCTGGACGCAG AGATGGTGACTGAATCAGGACTTTCTGCCCAAATTGTGGCGAGTTCCTTTGTGAAGCAATACTACGCAGTACTCGAAATATGTCCCGAAAATGTCCACAAGTTTTATCAGGAGTCAAGCCAGCTAGGCTGGGCGGAACCTGATGGTGCTGTGACATCAGTGACAACATTGGGC GGAATTGATGACAAGATTATGTCTTCTGATTATAAGAACTGGTCTGTTGATCTCAAACATGTGGACTCCCAATATTCCAAGGACGGAGGAGTCGTGGTAGCCGTAACAGGAGTTTTGACTGGAAAAGATATTACGAAAAAGAATTTTAATCAAACGTTCTTTCTTGCAAAGCAAGAGAGAGGCTTCTTTGTCTTGAATGATATTTTTCGATATACTGACATATGTGAGTCAATAACAAATATTGTTGTCCCTCATGATGGCAAAAGCAATCAAACTGATGAAGCTGCTCCAACTCAGAATTCAG CACAAACTGAATTTGAGGTtgaaaatggaaatgttgagGAAAAATCCAGTCCTCCTGTCTTGAAAGAATCTGTCCTTATAAACATTTCTTCTGAGGCTTCACATGAGGACACGAATTCAACTCTTGCACCTGTGTCTAACGTTAAAGAGGATTCTCCGAAAATTAGCTACGCTTCTATC TTGGCAAATGCTAATCATGCGACTTCCCCAAAATCTTTTAGCATTCCTCCAAAAGCTGACTATAAAACAGCCGTTTCAACTCCAAAAGCTGACTATAAAACTGCAGTTTCAACTCCAAAAGCATCTTCTCCGCCTGGAAATGGATCTTTGAAAGTAGCAAATACTACTAATGCCTCCTATACAGAAG GTCATGGGATATACATAGGAAAATTACCATATGATATCACTAAACAAGCAATTGCAGAAGAAGTTAAAAAGTTTGGACCAGTTAGGAGAGGTTTAGATAGTATCCAGATCAGAAGACATGAG GATGGATTTTGCTGTGGTTTTGTGGAATTTGAGTCAGCAGATTCTGCTCGTCTTGCAGTAGAG GCTCACCATGTTTACTTTGGTGAAAAGGAATCTTATATCTTGTACAAGAAGGCTTCCAATCAAG TTGATAACAAAGGCAAGGGAAGGTCTCCGTCAAGGTCTCGAACTCAAAACAATTATCCTAGGGGAAGGGACACTAACCGAATCACTAGCAATGTGAGGTTTCAGAATGGCCACCATTCCGGTTTCGAGAAGGGCCTAGCGAGGGATGCTCAGCCAAGCAGGCAAGTTGCAGAGCGGTGGTAG
- the LOC142521329 gene encoding nuclear transport factor 2-like isoform X2, translated as MDPTVPINSLRKLFAFITICSSPQNLAFSSLSSPAFSKYPVQEVGNPRFFSFYCLCLWNLDAEMVTESGLSAQIVASSFVKQYYAVLEICPENVHKFYQESSQLGWAEPDGAVTSVTTLGGIDDKIMSSDYKNWSVDLKHVDSQYSKDGGVVVAVTGVLTGKDITKKNFNQTFFLAKQERGFFVLNDIFRYTDICESITNIVVPHDGKSNQTDEAAPTQNSAQTEFEVENGNVEEKSSPPVLKESVLINISSEASHEDTNSTLAPVSNVKEDSPKISYASILANANHATSPKSFSIPPKADYKTAVSTPKADYKTAVSTPKASSPPGNGSLKVANTTNASYTEGHGIYIGKLPYDITKQAIAEEVKKFGPVRRGLDSIQIRRHEDGFCCGFVEFESADSARLAVEAHHVYFGEKESYILYKKASNQVDNKGKGRSPSRSRTQNNYPRGRDTNRITSNVRFQNGHHSGFEKGLARDAQPSRQVAERW; from the exons ATGGATCCTACTGTCCCTATAAATTCGCTCCGAaaattgtttgcatttattactATTTGCTCCTCACCTCAAAATCTTGCCTTTTCCTCTCTTTCCTCTCCAG CGTTTTCGAAGTATCCTGTGCAAGAGGTCGGAAACCCACGTTTTTTCTCTTTTTACTGTCTCTGTCTGTGGAATCTGGACGCAG AGATGGTGACTGAATCAGGACTTTCTGCCCAAATTGTGGCGAGTTCCTTTGTGAAGCAATACTACGCAGTACTCGAAATATGTCCCGAAAATGTCCACAAGTTTTATCAGGAGTCAAGCCAGCTAGGCTGGGCGGAACCTGATGGTGCTGTGACATCAGTGACAACATTGGGC GGAATTGATGACAAGATTATGTCTTCTGATTATAAGAACTGGTCTGTTGATCTCAAACATGTGGACTCCCAATATTCCAAGGACGGAGGAGTCGTGGTAGCCGTAACAGGAGTTTTGACTGGAAAAGATATTACGAAAAAGAATTTTAATCAAACGTTCTTTCTTGCAAAGCAAGAGAGAGGCTTCTTTGTCTTGAATGATATTTTTCGATATACTGACATATGTGAGTCAATAACAAATATTGTTGTCCCTCATGATGGCAAAAGCAATCAAACTGATGAAGCTGCTCCAACTCAGAATTCAG CACAAACTGAATTTGAGGTtgaaaatggaaatgttgagGAAAAATCCAGTCCTCCTGTCTTGAAAGAATCTGTCCTTATAAACATTTCTTCTGAGGCTTCACATGAGGACACGAATTCAACTCTTGCACCTGTGTCTAACGTTAAAGAGGATTCTCCGAAAATTAGCTACGCTTCTATC TTGGCAAATGCTAATCATGCGACTTCCCCAAAATCTTTTAGCATTCCTCCAAAAGCTGACTATAAAACAGCCGTTTCAACTCCAAAAGCTGACTATAAAACTGCAGTTTCAACTCCAAAAGCATCTTCTCCGCCTGGAAATGGATCTTTGAAAGTAGCAAATACTACTAATGCCTCCTATACAGAAG GTCATGGGATATACATAGGAAAATTACCATATGATATCACTAAACAAGCAATTGCAGAAGAAGTTAAAAAGTTTGGACCAGTTAGGAGAGGTTTAGATAGTATCCAGATCAGAAGACATGAG GATGGATTTTGCTGTGGTTTTGTGGAATTTGAGTCAGCAGATTCTGCTCGTCTTGCAGTAGAG GCTCACCATGTTTACTTTGGTGAAAAGGAATCTTATATCTTGTACAAGAAGGCTTCCAATCAAG TTGATAACAAAGGCAAGGGAAGGTCTCCGTCAAGGTCTCGAACTCAAAACAATTATCCTAGGGGAAGGGACACTAACCGAATCACTAGCAATGTGAGGTTTCAGAATGGCCACCATTCCGGTTTCGAGAAGGGCCTAGCGAGGGATGCTCAGCCAAGCAGGCAAGTTGCAGAGCGGTGGTAG